Part of the Vigna angularis cultivar LongXiaoDou No.4 chromosome 1, ASM1680809v1, whole genome shotgun sequence genome, CTCAAACCTTGGAAACATGAAAATCAACTAAAAAGGCAAGGAGGATCATTGATGCTCTCATTATAAGAAATTTGGCCACACCATTGCTTCAAGTTTCATGAAAAGGAGAAGGTTCTCATTCGTCTGGCAAAACTAAAAGGTCATCCCCCATGACTATAGAAATCAACAAAAATTGTATGTTACTCTAGTGTCTGTGAAATTTGTAAAGACCTTGGAAATACTTATTCCATGCGACATGACATCCTTACATGATTTAGAAAGCAAGATCTTTAGTGCCAAACAGGACGCTCTCTTTGTTGCAGAATATACTATGGAATATTGGAAGATCTGTGAATTGAGTTGGAGCGacataaaaaaatgaagctTGAAAATAGCTAAGATGTTACCATTCTCGCTCAGTTTGAATGATGATATTTTAGTTCCTATCAGGATTGAATACTAAATATGACCCTATTAAGGCACAAATTATTGGGAAGGAAAGACTTCCCTATATTTTTTAAGTCATCACATAGTTTGCAATGAGGAGACTCGTTGAAAGGTTATGATAAATGAGCCATCCACCGAAAGAGTTGCCATGTTTTCTAGAAAGGCTTCAAAAACAAGGACCTCAAACCTTGGAAACATGAAAATCAACTAAAAAGGCAAGGAGGATCATTGATGCTCTCATTATAAGAAATTTGGCCACACCATTGCTTCAAGTTTCATGAAAAGGAGAAGGTTCTCATTCGTCTGGCAAAACTAAAAGGTCATCATCCCCCAAGAAAGGTTTATCAAGCgacttcaaattttaaaaattttggcAACAAGTCTTTCATCCTCTTCAATTGAAGAAGGAATGCTTTCACTACATGCTAAAGTTAAACGTCTAAAGATTCTCATGGATTCTATAAGTTATCTTTGTGTACTTGCTCTCTAACGATGACCAGTAAGAACTCTGATTCCTCTTTTAGTATTTCTAAAACATTATGTAAATACTCTTGGGATCATGCTTTGGTGTGACAAACCATATCCCAATAACTAGGTGTGACACAATCCTTCATGTTCCACAACATTCCATAcataaattaatctttaaaaattttaaaattcaaaatgtttAGTGAGATGCCTTACAGAGACGGGCGAGCTTCACGCTGACTTACATAAGCAAACCCAACTTCATCGTCCTGGGAAGACAATAGatcacaaataattttattcatagtGGCTAAAAGAGGATAGTGAGAAAACCACTATGATGGTCTTACAAATTATTTTCTGGAAAATAAAAAGACCTCAAGAAGTTTTTTGGCCTTGACGGGGGATAAGTTTACATTTGCCCCCATAAACTTCAACATCTGCTCCTCAGTTACACCCCCctaaaaaacaaacaatagTTTATTCAAGAAATACAACGTTCGATAATGCACTTAGGCAGCTCCAAAGATAGGATTTCAGTAAACTTTATGATCTGTAAGCATCTTAATTTCTgcttaaacaaacaaaacacccAACACTTGGAAAACAATTCACACACCTTAGGTGCCATCCAATCTACACCATGAAGCAAGCAAGACTCTCCATAGCAAGATCTAACAGCAGCAACAAATAACGTACTCCTGAAGAAGCGTGTGTTACCGTCATAAGGTTCACCATAATGAGTCAATGATCTGACATCAGCAACAGGAGGAGGGCCTGAGAATCAACTCacaataatattaacaaaaagaTTCTTATTTGTGACAATGAAAACGAACAAAATGGAATAGTTGGGTTAAAATTCATACCAatttcatcatcaaatgcaAGGCAGTATGCTTTTAATTCGCGGTCAGTTTCACGGTTCATGCGTTGACCAATTAAAAATGCAGAAAGTAAAGCCTGACTTGCTTCCTTGGGGTTTTCATGGCCCTCTTGGAAGGGAAGGACATCCTTTAACACACCTTGCACTTCTTCAAATCCAAGATGGCCACCAGCCAACACCTCCCTAAGAGCACCAACCAATCGCATCTCGCTGGTGCCATTGCCAACATATTGCGGCCCAATGGAACTTCCCACTCCCATCATCAACCCTTCCGGATCTGCAATGAATATCACCTCAGGTGGAAGCACTCTAACCAAAAGTGGCCAAAATGTCTTCATTGCACGGTTTTCCCCTTCACTCCATTGTGTTGCTTCAGGAAATGCATTTGCGCGGATTGTCATCCCCGCGAAAAATGACCCAAGTTGTGCTTTagaaacttcatcttcatctttcatttctCCCCTAGCTAAGATTAAATACAAACTAATCAAATCTTAGaacaatttatttgtttattttcaattaCTCTAATATATCTTGTAAAAAAAAGCCTTATTTCAACAAAAAATCATCTATTAGATATGATTGAAGGCCTTCATTCTCACAACCTTAACTTTTTCTGATAAGTGTGTCACacatgtttcatttttttatcccTTATTATAGGGAAAGATTTATTATCATAACTGAGATTAAAATACCACTAGTAATAGGATAATAATGccaaatcaaaacaaatattaattaaattaagaaaagttaatttaataaagaaaaataaattaattaaataaatataagtattatataaatatagtaataatttAGGTAACATATATACTGTATTTTAACTCTTTGGAGGACAGAGTGTAGCCATAATAATTgggttaaaaatttaaaacgcTATCATATTAGTTCCTcgaactaaaaaaatttaaataattctcTAAGATCACATCAGTCCCTAAACTTAACTACTTATTATCactttaattcataaaaaatgttattcttTGAATTTAGAACTAAACAAATTAACTAACTTTCAAGGTTAGAAACTGTCACGGAAAGATCGACAGGAAGAATGCAGTGGATTCACAAACACACTAAACTGATTATTTGCCCAACTAATTGATGAGAAAGTAATAAAAAGTTTAAGATTATAATGAAATGAGAATGCCAAATAGTTAAATctcaacttttcattttctaatcAAACAATATCACTTTGataatgtattgttcttgttaggatatttatcatcattatattgtatcaagggttatcctatttatgatgattatattgtgtatagggttattttatttatcatgattatattgtatcTAGGGTTATCctaattatcatgattatattctGTCTAGAGTTACtctatttatcataattatattatgtctatagttaccctatttatcattattatattgtgtctatAGTTAGActaattatcatgtactcttctatcaatcaatttatttttggaaatagaagattatgagaatgatcaatcaagccctctaaaattattttagattttaattctcaagttggtatTAGAGCGAtgtttctgtctcgtaatatctGTCCGACGCCACAATCCACCACCACCTGCCACCGTCCGGCGCTACCTGCTGCCAGCCACCGTCTGTCGCCGCCCGCCACCGTCATAGTTCCGCctgtctaaacccttagggttttcttatTCCTCGATGGTACGATTTGTCTTTTACAATGGCGTCTGGCAATACTCTTTCCAGAGACGTCCATCAATTATTTCCGACAagctaaatgaaaaaaattatctattatGATCTACGGCTGTTGAAATGTTATTAAGGCGATTATGACCACCGAGATGAAAGCCATGTGCCTATGAAAAAGTTGATCAATGAAAACATGCAAATTTCGAGTTGTATGTCCTATTATGGCAATCAGTGCAACCCAAACTTCTTATATCTCCCCGGCTATCAAAACTTATCACTCCTTTTAGAACAAAGCTAAAAGCATCTATGacaactataattatttatgaattagaattaaaaaactGATTATTTGCCCAATTAATTGACGAGAaagtaataaaatgtttaagatTGTAATGAAATGAGAATGTCAAATTGTTAAATctcaacttttcattttctaatcAAACAGTATCACTTTGATAATGTATTGTTCTCCGTTTCTGCTCTCACTTTAGAAAAGTAAAAACCAAACCACCACCATTAACACATCAATGTGACACGAAAGAAAGAGTAACCTGATCTGAGGATTGTGTCGAAGACCTTGAAGGCTTGTTGCTCGTCGAGGGGACGAGTCTGGGTTGGGCCCGTGCAAACCCTAGCTTGGGCCTCCAGCACCGTCTGATTGGGTCTCGGCAGCGCCGAACTGCGATACGAGGAAGACAGCGCCGGGTTCCGAACGTCGAACTCGGGAATCCCGAATTGTTCGATGGTTGTAGAATCCAACGTGGCCCTCGGCGGCGGCGTGGAAGAGAGTCTTCGGCTGATCCAGCGGTGCCGATGGAGGTTGGGGAAGGGGCGAAGCTGAAAGCGAGTGATGCATGTAGGCTTGTATGGGAAACTGGAGTTTGGTGGGGAGAGAAATGGTTCGGGATTAATCAGAACTTTCATCGCTTTCCAATATTCGTTGTTAACGATTTCTCGCTTTCTCTCTCTGGCTAATGGTGCTTGGCAAGCTTGGAACCAACCTTGTGAAGACTATTGCTGAATGATAAGCTCAAAccttagtttttaaaataaacaatgagCTCAGCAGTTCCTCATTCAAGTGTAAATATAAATGAACAAAGTCAAAATTGAAGATTTCATACAAGTCCGTATATTTTCCAGATTTATCCTTCAGAACTTTTTTCTTTGCTGACCTGGCACGGTTccagttattatttatttacctCAATACCACAAGaagcaaaatattttttatttaatataaattatttgttttaggtTAGAATTTTGTGTGGGAAAATTCAACTCGTGGCCCACGGAAATAGTCGTGAAATTGTTACtagatttttctatttttgtaagaaaatgtaagaaatatatttgaagtcaaaaattaattaattaaataaataat contains:
- the LOC108346156 gene encoding uncharacterized protein LOC108346156 isoform X1; amino-acid sequence: MKVLINPEPFLSPPNSSFPYKPTCITRFQLRPFPNLHRHRWISRRLSSTPPPRATLDSTTIEQFGIPEFDVRNPALSSSYRSSALPRPNQTVLEAQARVCTGPTQTRPLDEQQAFKVFDTILRSARGEMKDEDEVSKAQLGSFFAGMTIRANAFPEATQWSEGENRAMKTFWPLLVRVLPPEVIFIADPEGLMMGVGSSIGPQYVGNGTSEMRLVGALREVLAGGHLGFEEVQGVLKDVLPFQEGHENPKEASQALLSAFLIGQRMNRETDRELKAYCLAFDDEIGPPPVADVRSLTHYGEPYDGNTRFFRSTLFVAAVRSCYGESCLLHGVDWMAPKGGVTEEQMLKFMGANVNLSPVKAKKLLEDDEVGFAYVSQREARPSLYSLIGIREHIKKRPPLASTEKVQQYVKASGKEAIVAGFYHEGYEESLLMLMKRRGVHSGLVVKGEEGGLSLTTRLRSAKTTRGPPVNYCSGFRALDVSSTSGLSGVTRQGFSLEVNAKEYGFQPTDTPRTDRSVSKNIEFGLSALLGEKGPAYDRIVLNAGVVDHLLGVDGAEDISAALDRAREAIDSGNALKRLLNYIKVSHKMG
- the LOC108346156 gene encoding uncharacterized protein LOC108346156 isoform X2; translated protein: MKVLINPEPFLSPPNSSFPYKPTCITRFQLRPFPNLHRHRWISRRLSSTPPPRATLDSTTIEQFGIPEFDVRNPALSSSYRSSALPRPNQTVLEAQARVCTGPTQTRPLDEQQAFKVFDTILRSARGEMKDEDEVSKAQLGSFFAGMTIRANAFPEATQWSEGENRAMKTFWPLLVRVLPPEVIFIADPEGLMMGVGSSIGPQYVGNGTSEMRLVGALREVLAGGHLGFEEVQGVLKDVLPFQEGHENPKEASQALLSAFLIGQRMNRETDRELKAYCLAFDDEIGPPPVADVRSLTHYGEPYDGNTRFFRSTLFVAAVRSCYGESCLLHGVDWMAPKGGVTEEQMLKFMGANVNLSPVKAKKLLEDDEVGFAYVSQREARPSLYSLIGIREHIKKRPPLASTEKVQQYVKGEEGGLSLTTRLRSAKTTRGPPVNYCSGFRALDVSSTSGLSGVTRQGFSLEVNAKEYGFQPTDTPRTDRSVSKNIEFGLSALLGEKGPAYDRIVLNAGVVDHLLGVDGAEDISAALDRAREAIDSGNALKRLLNYIKVSHKMG